Proteins encoded within one genomic window of Aerococcus viridans:
- the tnpA gene encoding IS200/IS605 family transposase, which translates to MIVKTRTNVYNFNFYLVWVTKYRKEIFTTIEKQNAMQDMLTHICDEHDIVIQSLQVMPDRIHMLISFNPKHAASSIVKTLKEKSARLWFKAYPETKTMLWGGHLWTPSYFMATVGSMSKEAVKKYIENQLTEYNDGRPRT; encoded by the coding sequence ATGATTGTGAAAACAAGGACAAATGTCTATAATTTTAATTTCTATTTGGTTTGGGTAACAAAGTATCGTAAGGAAATATTTACAACCATTGAAAAGCAAAACGCCATGCAAGATATGTTGACGCACATTTGTGATGAACATGATATTGTCATCCAATCGCTGCAAGTTATGCCTGACCGTATTCATATGTTGATTTCGTTCAACCCTAAACATGCCGCAAGTAGTATCGTCAAGACACTTAAAGAGAAATCTGCACGTCTATGGTTTAAAGCTTATCCAGAAACAAAGACAATGTTATGGGGTGGCCATTTATGGACACCTAGTTATTTCATGGCAACAGTAGGCAGTATGTCTAAAGAAGCTGTTAAAAAGTATATAGAAAATCAATTAACGGAATACAATGACGGTCGCCCTAGAACTTGA
- a CDS encoding G5 domain-containing protein has protein sequence MKKIYNKIISLFVLFTLLLGYGGSVVSHVSAESTGGLQDTIGVDKTAKRTPGCRTFEVNLNITGELQQAPVDVVLVLDRSGSMNFVETPNSPTRLDYGKLAAINFAERVLGPNGIPGSRVSVVSFSGPAYATGVRNNPQRHYGQQNQATTDLDLSSDLRAVTDSINRITAFGGTNTEAGFEQGRSVIEGTTSNQNPNSNKVVIMLTDGLPTASNGNPYAETTDINHVHIQRAINAGKNIYQNDIADVFTIGLTTGMNATEKALADNILTQAQNKGYYPAPSATDLDAIFEEISQRLGYASTNAKVVDKIGDNFDLVESSLPAGATYNSDTREITWNPGTIYESAQLKYTVVAKPDFPGGPADTNEFAKLTYKDIFGNDQTKDFPVPEVDVPTLIEVSLTDATINLGDSINLGSGTDENGENYMSPVTGGDNDGTTFTYEWRKVGDDTVISKDKNPSVSPTEDTQYELTVIDSNGCIAKATMWVRVSSLTVVEETRTEDVAFEIEYVANPDLLVGTEEVSQEGVLGERTIVEKVTTVGGEETAREVISDEITTAPVNKVIQVGTKAAPIEDIATVVSEETRTQEVAFEIEYVNNPDLLVGTEEVSQEGVLGERTIVEKVTTVGGEETAREVISDEITTAPVNKVIQVGTKAAPIEDIATVVSEETRTQEVAFEIEYVNNPDLLVGTEEVSQEGVLGERTIVEKVTTVGGEETAREVISDEITTAPVNKVIQVGTKAAPIEDIATVVSEETRTQEVAFEIEYVNNPDLLVGTEEVSQEGVLGERTIVEKVTTVGGEETAREVISDEITTAPVNKVIQVGTKAAPIEDIATVVSEETRTQEVAFEIEYVNNPDLLVGTEEVSQEGVLGERTIVEKVTTVGGEETAREVISDEITTAPVNKVIQVGTKAAPIEDIATVVSEETRTQEVAFEIEYVNNPDLLVGTEEVSQEGVLGERTIVEKVTTVGGEETAREVISDEITTAPVNKVIQVGTKAAPIEDIATVVSEETRTQEVAFEIEYVNNPDLLVGTEEVSQEGVLGERTIVEKVTTVGGEETAREVISDEITTAPVNKVIQVGTKAAPIEDIATVVSEETRTQEVAFEIEYVNNPDLLVGTEEVSQEGVLGERTIVEKVTTVGGEETAREVISDEITTAPVNKVIQVGTKVREVVEETHTEEVAFDTIRVENPDMLVGEEVESQEGTPGVRTIVEEVTYENGEEVSRVEVSSEVTKDPVNRIIQVGTKVREEPVDPEEPVGPVDPEEPVDPEEPVDPEEPVDPEEPVDPEEPTDPEEPTDPEEPVDPEEPVDPEEPVDPEEPVDPEEPTDPEEPTDPEEPTDPEETPDPEEPTDPEEPTDPEEPTDPEEPVDPEEPVDPEEPVDPEEPVDPEEPVDPEEPVDPEEPVDPGEPNNTDAANVTVEPKNQDLPPTGVESTTITSILGALFLSIGSALVFKKKRK, from the coding sequence TTGAAAAAAATATATAATAAAATTATCTCCTTATTCGTTTTATTTACATTACTTTTAGGATATGGAGGATCTGTCGTCTCACATGTAAGTGCAGAATCTACAGGTGGATTACAAGATACAATTGGAGTAGATAAAACAGCTAAACGAACACCGGGATGTCGAACATTTGAAGTGAATTTGAATATTACTGGAGAGCTACAACAAGCTCCGGTCGATGTTGTACTTGTGCTGGATAGATCTGGAAGCATGAATTTTGTAGAAACACCTAATTCACCAACTAGACTTGACTATGGAAAGCTTGCAGCAATTAACTTTGCCGAGAGAGTCTTGGGTCCAAATGGAATCCCTGGTAGTAGGGTTTCTGTAGTAAGTTTCAGTGGCCCAGCATATGCTACAGGTGTTCGGAATAATCCTCAACGACATTATGGTCAACAAAATCAGGCAACTACAGATCTTGATTTATCTAGTGACTTAAGGGCAGTAACTGATAGTATTAATAGAATTACTGCTTTTGGAGGTACAAATACCGAAGCAGGATTTGAACAAGGACGGAGCGTAATCGAAGGAACAACAAGTAATCAAAATCCAAACTCAAATAAAGTAGTGATCATGTTAACAGATGGATTACCAACTGCAAGTAACGGCAACCCTTATGCTGAAACTACGGATATTAACCATGTTCATATCCAAAGGGCTATAAATGCAGGTAAAAATATCTATCAAAATGATATAGCTGATGTCTTTACTATCGGTTTAACAACCGGCATGAATGCTACAGAAAAGGCACTAGCAGATAATATACTAACACAAGCACAAAATAAGGGTTATTACCCAGCTCCATCAGCTACAGACCTTGATGCGATCTTTGAAGAAATCTCCCAAAGACTTGGCTATGCATCAACAAATGCGAAAGTAGTGGACAAAATTGGAGATAACTTTGATTTAGTTGAAAGTTCATTACCAGCAGGTGCAACTTACAATTCTGACACTAGAGAAATAACTTGGAACCCAGGAACAATATATGAGAGTGCTCAACTTAAATATACAGTTGTAGCGAAGCCGGATTTCCCAGGAGGACCAGCAGACACTAACGAATTTGCAAAATTAACCTACAAAGATATATTTGGTAATGATCAGACAAAAGATTTCCCAGTACCAGAGGTAGATGTTCCGACACTTATCGAAGTCAGCTTAACAGATGCAACGATCAATTTAGGCGACTCCATTAACTTAGGTAGTGGAACAGATGAAAATGGAGAAAACTACATGAGTCCTGTCACAGGTGGAGACAATGATGGTACGACCTTCACTTATGAATGGCGAAAAGTAGGGGATGACACAGTCATATCAAAAGATAAAAATCCAAGTGTTAGCCCTACAGAAGATACTCAATATGAATTAACAGTTATAGACTCAAATGGTTGTATAGCTAAAGCAACGATGTGGGTTAGAGTGAGTAGTCTTACAGTAGTTGAAGAAACACGCACCGAAGATGTAGCCTTTGAAATCGAGTACGTGGCGAATCCAGACCTACTAGTCGGTACAGAAGAAGTATCCCAAGAAGGTGTATTAGGCGAACGAACAATCGTTGAAAAAGTAACGACAGTAGGTGGAGAAGAAACTGCTCGAGAAGTTATCTCAGATGAAATCACAACTGCACCAGTAAATAAAGTGATTCAAGTTGGAACAAAAGCAGCTCCAATTGAAGATATTGCAACTGTAGTGAGTGAAGAAACTCGTACTCAAGAAGTCGCTTTTGAGATCGAGTATGTGAATAATCCAGACCTACTAGTCGGTACAGAAGAAGTATCCCAAGAAGGTGTATTAGGCGAACGAACAATCGTTGAAAAAGTAACGACTGTTGGTGGAGAAGAAACTGCTCGAGAAGTTATCTCAGATGAAATCACAACTGCACCAGTAAATAAAGTGATTCAAGTTGGAACAAAAGCAGCTCCAATTGAAGATATTGCAACTGTAGTGAGTGAAGAAACTCGTACTCAAGAAGTCGCTTTTGAGATCGAGTATGTGAATAATCCAGACCTACTAGTCGGTACAGAAGAAGTATCCCAAGAAGGTGTATTAGGCGAACGAACAATCGTTGAAAAAGTAACGACAGTAGGTGGAGAAGAAACTGCTCGAGAAGTTATCTCAGATGAAATCACAACTGCACCAGTAAATAAAGTGATTCAAGTTGGAACAAAAGCAGCTCCAATTGAAGATATTGCAACTGTAGTGAGTGAAGAAACTCGTACTCAAGAAGTCGCTTTTGAGATCGAGTATGTGAATAATCCAGACCTACTAGTCGGTACAGAAGAAGTATCCCAAGAAGGTGTATTAGGCGAACGAACAATCGTTGAAAAAGTAACGACTGTTGGTGGAGAAGAAACTGCTCGAGAAGTTATCTCAGATGAAATCACAACTGCACCAGTAAATAAAGTGATTCAAGTTGGAACAAAAGCAGCTCCAATTGAAGATATTGCAACTGTAGTGAGTGAAGAAACTCGTACTCAAGAAGTCGCTTTTGAGATCGAGTATGTGAATAATCCAGACCTACTAGTCGGTACAGAAGAAGTATCCCAAGAAGGTGTATTAGGCGAACGAACAATCGTTGAAAAAGTAACGACAGTAGGTGGAGAAGAAACTGCTCGAGAAGTTATCTCAGATGAAATCACAACTGCACCAGTAAATAAAGTGATTCAAGTTGGAACAAAAGCAGCTCCAATTGAAGATATTGCAACTGTAGTGAGTGAAGAAACTCGTACTCAAGAAGTCGCTTTTGAGATCGAGTATGTGAATAATCCAGACCTACTAGTCGGTACAGAAGAAGTATCCCAAGAAGGTGTATTAGGCGAACGAACAATCGTTGAAAAAGTAACGACTGTTGGTGGAGAAGAAACTGCTCGAGAAGTTATCTCAGATGAAATCACAACTGCACCAGTAAATAAAGTGATTCAAGTTGGAACAAAAGCAGCTCCAATTGAAGATATTGCAACTGTAGTGAGTGAAGAAACTCGTACTCAAGAAGTCGCTTTTGAGATCGAGTATGTGAATAATCCAGACCTACTAGTCGGTACAGAAGAAGTATCCCAAGAAGGTGTATTAGGCGAACGAACAATCGTTGAAAAAGTAACGACTGTTGGTGGAGAAGAAACTGCTCGAGAAGTTATCTCAGATGAAATCACAACTGCACCAGTAAATAAAGTGATTCAAGTTGGAACAAAAGCAGCTCCAATTGAAGATATTGCAACTGTAGTGAGTGAAGAAACTCGTACTCAAGAAGTCGCTTTTGAGATCGAGTATGTGAATAATCCAGACCTACTAGTCGGTACAGAAGAAGTATCCCAAGAAGGTGTATTAGGCGAACGAACAATCGTTGAAAAAGTAACGACTGTTGGTGGAGAAGAAACTGCTCGAGAAGTTATCTCAGATGAAATCACAACTGCACCAGTAAATAAAGTGATTCAAGTTGGAACAAAAGTAAGAGAAGTAGTTGAAGAGACTCACACCGAAGAGGTAGCATTTGATACCATTCGTGTCGAGAACCCAGACATGTTAGTGGGGGAAGAAGTCGAGTCACAAGAAGGAACACCAGGAGTTCGTACCATCGTAGAAGAAGTAACGTACGAAAATGGCGAAGAAGTTTCACGGGTAGAGGTTTCTAGTGAAGTTACAAAAGATCCTGTGAATCGAATCATCCAAGTTGGTACAAAAGTAAGAGAAGAGCCAGTGGACCCAGAAGAGCCAGTGGGCCCAGTGGACCCAGAAGAGCCAGTGGACCCAGAAGAACCAGTGGACCCAGAAGAACCAGTGGACCCAGAAGAGCCAGTGGACCCAGAAGAACCAACTGATCCAGAAGAACCAACCGATCCAGAAGAACCAGTGGACCCAGAAGAGCCAGTGGACCCAGAAGAACCAGTGGACCCAGAAGAGCCAGTGGACCCAGAAGAACCAACTGATCCAGAAGAACCAACCGATCCAGAAGAGCCGACAGATCCAGAAGAAACACCGGATCCAGAAGAACCAACGGATCCAGAAGAACCAACGGATCCAGAAGAACCGACGGACCCAGAAGAGCCAGTGGACCCAGAAGAGCCAGTGGATCCAGAAGAACCAGTGGACCCAGAAGAGCCAGTGGATCCAGAAGAACCAGTGGATCCAGAAGAGCCAGTGGACCCAGAAGAGCCAGTGGACCCAGGAGAGCCAAATAACACAGATGCAGCAAATGTTACTGTAGAACCTAAAAATCAAGATTTGCCTCCAACAGGGGTAGAAAGTACAACAATCACTAGTATTTTAGGAGCATTATTCCTATCTATTGGTTCTGCATTAGTTTTCAAAAAGAAAAGGAAATAG
- the rlmH gene encoding 23S rRNA (pseudouridine(1915)-N(3))-methyltransferase RlmH codes for MLIKIISVGKLKEKYLKQGIEEYSKRLSRYTKIEIIEVKDEPTKENASESEDEMVKDAEGERILNKIKPDDFVYLLAINGQMLSSPELAKSMQSQMTRGKSTLVFVIGGSLGTSSAVNQRANQAVSFGKMTLPHQLMRLVLTEQIYRAFRIQNNEPYHK; via the coding sequence ATGTTAATTAAAATTATCTCAGTTGGTAAATTGAAAGAAAAGTACCTAAAACAAGGCATTGAAGAGTATAGCAAGCGCCTTTCGCGCTATACAAAGATTGAAATTATTGAAGTGAAAGACGAACCAACAAAAGAAAACGCTAGTGAATCGGAAGATGAAATGGTGAAGGATGCGGAAGGTGAACGTATCTTGAATAAAATAAAACCGGATGACTTTGTTTATCTGTTGGCTATTAATGGGCAAATGTTGTCTTCACCAGAATTAGCTAAATCAATGCAGAGTCAAATGACCCGAGGGAAATCAACTTTAGTTTTTGTGATTGGTGGATCCTTAGGTACGAGTAGTGCAGTCAACCAGCGGGCAAATCAAGCCGTTTCTTTTGGTAAAATGACCTTACCTCACCAATTGATGCGATTGGTCTTAACAGAACAAATTTATCGCGCCTTTAGAATACAAAATAATGAACCGTACCATAAATAG
- a CDS encoding TrkH family potassium uptake protein has translation MSFAVVIFVGSLLLSLPISQVATSDATYFDHLFIAVSAVSVTGLWVESIFDTYNTFGQIIMMMLIQIGGLGLMTFIALIYFRIGQNVRIRDQVAVSNALNNSSLNNISNWLGKIFRYTFIIEGIGALLFATYFIPTYGLGRGTFLSIFMAVSAFCNAGFDPLGNSSMIGLQTQPVVIWTIISLVILGGIGFSVWFDVANQMKKFDRSRPKSALKKAIRQLRPHTKLALKMTILIITLGTFLFLAFEWNNTGTIGEMSIGNKFMTAVFQTVTMRTAGFASIDYTLAHPVSILIFIVTMFIGGSPGGTAGGLKTTTFALVLMLAIAEIRQKEFINFDKHTIPAKLLRQAFVIFLLYTTLLIIGSGLILAFDPQVDFLYILFETISAFATVGVTANLTPTLSMASQIILMALMFMGRIGPMTMFLSLLPSKNNKKRDIKYTNTNILIG, from the coding sequence TTGTCGTTTGCTGTCGTCATCTTTGTAGGTTCACTACTACTAAGTTTACCAATTAGCCAGGTGGCCACATCAGATGCAACATACTTTGATCATCTATTCATTGCTGTTTCTGCTGTCTCTGTCACAGGTTTATGGGTTGAATCCATTTTTGATACCTATAATACGTTTGGACAAATTATTATGATGATGTTGATCCAAATCGGTGGGTTGGGCTTAATGACCTTCATCGCGTTAATTTATTTTAGGATTGGCCAAAATGTTCGTATTCGAGACCAAGTTGCTGTGTCTAACGCTTTAAACAATAGTTCATTAAATAATATTTCTAACTGGCTAGGTAAAATTTTCCGATACACTTTTATTATTGAAGGTATTGGTGCTTTACTATTTGCTACTTATTTTATTCCTACATATGGTTTAGGTCGCGGTACTTTTCTGAGTATCTTTATGGCTGTTTCTGCTTTCTGTAATGCTGGGTTTGACCCATTAGGAAACTCTTCTATGATAGGTTTACAGACACAGCCAGTGGTTATTTGGACCATTATTTCTCTTGTCATTCTTGGTGGTATAGGATTTTCAGTTTGGTTTGATGTGGCTAACCAAATGAAGAAATTCGACCGATCTAGACCAAAATCTGCTTTAAAAAAGGCTATTCGTCAATTACGACCACATACTAAATTAGCTTTAAAAATGACCATCCTAATTATTACATTAGGCACCTTTCTATTTCTAGCCTTCGAGTGGAACAATACCGGCACAATTGGAGAGATGTCTATTGGTAACAAGTTCATGACCGCTGTTTTTCAAACCGTTACTATGCGTACTGCGGGATTTGCTTCTATCGATTATACACTGGCACACCCTGTTAGTATTTTGATATTCATTGTCACTATGTTTATTGGTGGTAGCCCGGGTGGTACTGCCGGTGGTTTAAAAACAACAACATTTGCTTTAGTATTAATGCTAGCTATTGCAGAAATTCGCCAGAAAGAATTTATCAACTTTGATAAACACACGATTCCAGCAAAACTATTACGTCAGGCATTTGTTATTTTCTTACTATATACCACTTTATTGATTATTGGTTCAGGTTTAATCTTAGCTTTTGATCCTCAGGTGGATTTCTTATATATACTATTTGAAACCATTTCTGCGTTTGCAACCGTTGGTGTAACAGCCAATTTAACACCAACGCTTTCTATGGCTAGTCAAATTATTTTAATGGCATTAATGTTTATGGGACGAATTGGTCCAATGACGATGTTTCTTTCTTTATTACCAAGTAAAAATAATAAAAAACGGGATATTAAATATACAAACACAAATATTTTAATAGGATAG
- a CDS encoding potassium channel family protein: MGKMNLVGILGLGIFGSTIAKELSESGVEIIACDLDEKNVNRLDGYLTVGSVGDFTDIEYMRDLGFGQCDAIVISTGTNLEASVLGVINAKELGINHIICKVKNKTNRKVLEALGVNTIVQPEKESGIQIARRMIHYTIEEIINLDDETSLVEFRAPEEWVGKSLTSLNTRQRYDINIIGIRKRRREALTTTFPADYIIQADDIYVAIANTDKFEKADYLREIR; this comes from the coding sequence ATGGGAAAAATGAATTTAGTAGGTATTTTAGGATTAGGAATTTTTGGGTCAACCATCGCTAAAGAATTATCTGAAAGCGGTGTTGAAATCATTGCCTGTGATTTAGATGAAAAAAATGTTAACCGTTTAGATGGTTACTTAACAGTTGGTTCAGTTGGAGACTTTACTGATATAGAATATATGCGTGACCTTGGTTTTGGCCAATGTGATGCGATTGTTATTTCTACAGGTACCAACCTTGAAGCTTCTGTATTAGGTGTTATAAATGCAAAAGAATTAGGTATTAACCATATCATCTGTAAGGTTAAAAATAAAACAAATCGTAAAGTTTTAGAAGCGCTAGGTGTAAATACCATTGTGCAACCAGAAAAAGAATCTGGCATTCAAATTGCTCGCCGTATGATTCACTACACCATTGAAGAAATTATTAACCTAGATGACGAAACATCTTTAGTAGAATTCCGTGCGCCAGAAGAATGGGTGGGCAAATCACTCACTTCATTGAATACACGTCAACGCTACGACATCAATATCATTGGTATCCGCAAACGTCGCCGTGAAGCATTAACCACAACCTTCCCTGCTGACTATATCATCCAAGCAGATGATATCTATGTCGCTATTGCTAATACTGACAAATTTGAAAAAGCTGACTATTTACGTGAAATTCGTTAA
- a CDS encoding S1C family serine protease codes for MSQSNNPNNLNDQSSVDNQNDEPIKNPNEPHRPEKKERKLTALQSGLIGGAVAAVLISGVGYAVTTANDTDDQISTEEVQSIVDEAVSSAQAANAASSVQSTSLDVTTDVSETVANVQDAVVSVVNMTESVSTYDLFGFTSPTQGETTTESSELETSSEGSGVIYKVDGDTAYVVTNNHVIDGADAINIIMADGTQVEAEVVGSDPWTDLAVLEISSDVVTTVAEFGDSDSLKVGEPAIAIGSPLGSEYATTVTQGIISGLDRSVPVDINGDGTSDWVANVIQTDAAINPGNSGGALLNAAGQVIGINSMKVSSDQVEGMGFAIPAGEVQTIIGELEANGEIVRPELGVSMVDLNRVSLDYQSQNLQLPDDVEGGVYIAEVVAGSGAEAAGLQADDVVVEFAGEAVTDSASLRQILYQQESDASVEVSFYRNGELQTTTVQLQPQNNSSATQ; via the coding sequence ATGTCTCAGTCAAATAATCCAAATAATTTAAATGACCAGTCATCAGTGGATAACCAAAATGATGAACCAATTAAAAACCCAAATGAACCACATAGACCTGAAAAGAAAGAACGTAAATTGACCGCCTTACAATCAGGCTTAATTGGTGGTGCAGTTGCTGCTGTGTTAATTTCTGGTGTGGGCTATGCTGTGACGACTGCCAATGATACAGATGATCAGATTTCAACAGAAGAAGTGCAATCGATTGTAGATGAGGCAGTTTCTAGTGCGCAAGCAGCTAATGCAGCTTCTTCAGTCCAATCGACTTCACTTGATGTGACTACGGATGTTTCTGAAACAGTAGCTAACGTACAAGATGCAGTTGTTTCTGTTGTGAACATGACAGAGTCTGTGTCAACGTATGATTTATTCGGATTTACTTCACCAACTCAAGGAGAAACTACAACAGAGTCTTCAGAATTAGAAACTTCTTCTGAGGGTTCAGGTGTCATCTACAAGGTTGACGGGGACACTGCTTATGTTGTCACTAACAATCACGTAATTGACGGGGCAGATGCGATTAATATTATTATGGCTGACGGTACCCAAGTTGAGGCTGAAGTGGTTGGTTCTGATCCATGGACTGACTTAGCGGTATTGGAGATTTCTTCAGATGTTGTGACAACAGTTGCTGAATTTGGGGATTCTGATAGCTTGAAAGTAGGGGAACCTGCGATTGCAATTGGTTCACCTTTAGGTTCTGAGTATGCGACAACTGTAACGCAAGGGATTATCTCTGGTTTAGACCGTTCGGTACCTGTTGATATTAACGGTGATGGCACATCTGACTGGGTGGCTAATGTTATCCAAACAGATGCGGCGATTAACCCTGGTAACTCTGGTGGTGCTTTATTAAATGCTGCTGGACAAGTGATTGGGATCAACTCGATGAAGGTATCAAGTGACCAAGTAGAAGGTATGGGCTTTGCTATTCCAGCAGGTGAGGTGCAAACAATCATTGGTGAACTGGAAGCCAATGGCGAAATTGTCCGTCCGGAATTAGGTGTATCTATGGTTGACCTTAACCGAGTGTCATTAGATTATCAATCACAAAACTTACAATTACCGGATGATGTTGAAGGTGGTGTCTACATCGCAGAAGTTGTGGCTGGTTCAGGTGCTGAAGCTGCAGGCTTACAAGCGGATGATGTTGTTGTAGAATTTGCTGGTGAAGCAGTGACTGACTCAGCGTCATTGCGTCAAATCTTATACCAACAAGAATCTGATGCAAGTGTGGAAGTATCTTTCTACCGTAATGGTGAATTACAAACAACGACAGTACAATTGCAACCACAAAACAACAGTTCCGCAACCCAATAA
- a CDS encoding MBL fold metallo-hydrolase — translation METAQNDFTMRVSMLGSSSSGNATYIETPKRKILVDAGFSGKKMKELLAGINRDINEIDSLFITHEHSDHIKGMGVLARKYDLNVYANEATWQAIGSKVGVIPVEKQHVMEQGDILTLGDVDIVSYGVSHDAAEPQFYAFQKDDRQFTILTDTGYVSDRLIGLLKNSDSYLIESNHDLDMLRMGAYPWSLKQRILGDEGHLSNDAGAQAMIDMIGDRTKRIYLGHLSKENNMKTIAHQTCVSAMLQADLGVHEQFEVYDTNPDKPTSLFTL, via the coding sequence ATGGAGACTGCACAAAATGATTTTACAATGCGTGTTTCCATGCTCGGCAGTAGCTCTAGCGGAAACGCTACTTATATTGAAACCCCTAAGCGGAAAATTTTAGTGGACGCAGGATTTAGCGGGAAAAAAATGAAAGAATTGTTAGCCGGCATTAATCGTGATATCAATGAGATTGATAGTTTATTTATTACGCATGAACATTCAGACCATATTAAGGGGATGGGTGTTTTGGCGCGTAAGTATGATTTAAATGTCTATGCTAATGAGGCGACCTGGCAAGCAATTGGGAGTAAGGTTGGGGTTATCCCAGTAGAAAAACAGCATGTCATGGAGCAAGGTGATATACTAACTTTAGGCGATGTGGATATTGTGTCCTATGGTGTGAGCCATGACGCTGCTGAACCGCAGTTTTATGCCTTTCAAAAGGATGACCGACAGTTTACCATTCTAACGGATACAGGTTATGTGAGTGACCGGTTAATTGGCTTATTGAAGAATTCAGATAGTTATTTAATCGAGTCCAACCATGATTTGGATATGTTGCGGATGGGTGCTTATCCATGGTCTTTAAAACAACGTATCCTTGGCGATGAGGGCCATTTATCAAACGATGCCGGTGCTCAAGCCATGATTGATATGATTGGGGATAGAACGAAACGTATCTATCTAGGCCATTTATCTAAAGAGAATAACATGAAAACCATTGCCCACCAAACTTGCGTATCCGCAATGCTTCAGGCTGATCTTGGTGTTCATGAGCAATTTGAAGTATATGATACCAATCCAGACAAGCCAACAAGCTTGTTTACCTTATAA